A genomic region of Magnolia sinica isolate HGM2019 chromosome 6, MsV1, whole genome shotgun sequence contains the following coding sequences:
- the LOC131248609 gene encoding GRF1-interacting factor 2-like isoform X4 translates to MPTSQPNKFKSFQVKLQQNLMYLAAIADAQPQVPTVPPQMPPHAVMQQGGHFMQHPQVGPQPPVFAQKVPSQFNPQQMQEQQQQQQHPLHHQHPYSIQGQMGMRPGANNGIHAMHHAEVTPSGSGGPTSTPGLGELARGGASGSSADGRGGEQDAEAAALEASTGNGTGSTAAGHGSGDAEPSFLKGPEEGGK, encoded by the exons CTTTCAAGTCAAGCTTCAACAAAATCTGATGTATCTGGCAGCCATTGCGGATGCACAACCACAAGTGCCCACAGTGCCACCTCAG ATGCCTCCGCATGCTGTGATGCAACAGGGAGGGCATTTCATGCAGCATCCGCAGGTGGGGCCCCAGCCTCCCGTTTTTGCTCAGAAGGTTCCTTCGCAGTTTAACCCACAACAGATGCaggagcagcagcagcaacaacaacatccCTTGCATCACCAACATCCGTATTCCATCCAAGGTCAGATGGGCATGAGACCTGGCGCCAATAATGGTATTCATGCCATGCATCATGCCGAGGTGACTCCCAGTGGCAGCGGCGGGCCGACATCAACTCCGGGCTTAGGTGAGCTTGCACGTGGCGGTGCTTCCGGTAGTTCAGCTGATGGGCGTGGAGGCGAGCAAGATGCAGAGGCGGCGGCCCTGGAAGCCAGTACCGGCAATGGCACAGGAAGCACTGCTGCTGGACATGGCAGTGGTGATGCAGAACCATCATTCCTTAAAGGACCTGAAGAAGGTGGTAAGTAA
- the LOC131248609 gene encoding GRF1-interacting factor 2-like isoform X3 codes for MEIRYLDENKKLILAILDNQNLGKLAECAHFQVKLQQNLMYLAAIADAQPQVPTVPPQMPPHAVMQQGGHFMQHPQVGPQPPVFAQKVPSQFNPQQMQEQQQQQQHPLHHQHPYSIQGQMGMRPGANNGIHAMHHAEVTPSGSGGPTSTPGLGELARGGASGSSADGRGGEQDAEAAALEASTGNGTGSTAAGHGSGDAEPSFLKGPEEGGK; via the exons TACCTTGATGAAAACAAGAAGCTGATTCTTGCGATTCTGGATAACCAAAACCTTGGAAAGCTGGCAGAGTGTGCCCA CTTTCAAGTCAAGCTTCAACAAAATCTGATGTATCTGGCAGCCATTGCGGATGCACAACCACAAGTGCCCACAGTGCCACCTCAG ATGCCTCCGCATGCTGTGATGCAACAGGGAGGGCATTTCATGCAGCATCCGCAGGTGGGGCCCCAGCCTCCCGTTTTTGCTCAGAAGGTTCCTTCGCAGTTTAACCCACAACAGATGCaggagcagcagcagcaacaacaacatccCTTGCATCACCAACATCCGTATTCCATCCAAGGTCAGATGGGCATGAGACCTGGCGCCAATAATGGTATTCATGCCATGCATCATGCCGAGGTGACTCCCAGTGGCAGCGGCGGGCCGACATCAACTCCGGGCTTAGGTGAGCTTGCACGTGGCGGTGCTTCCGGTAGTTCAGCTGATGGGCGTGGAGGCGAGCAAGATGCAGAGGCGGCGGCCCTGGAAGCCAGTACCGGCAATGGCACAGGAAGCACTGCTGCTGGACATGGCAGTGGTGATGCAGAACCATCATTCCTTAAAGGACCTGAAGAAGGTGGTAAGTAA